In uncultured Devosia sp., a genomic segment contains:
- the msrB gene encoding peptide-methionine (R)-S-oxide reductase MsrB, giving the protein MRAPSAAEGDFPFKLSDAEWKTRLDPLAYDVLRHEATERPFTSPLNDEHGSGMFHCAGCDQALFASDTKFDSGTGWPSFYTFVDGSLGTTVDNSLFMTRTEVHCSNCGGHQGHVFEDGPEPTGLRYCINGAALKFVAA; this is encoded by the coding sequence ATGCGCGCCCCCAGCGCTGCCGAGGGTGATTTCCCCTTCAAGCTCAGCGATGCGGAATGGAAAACAAGGCTCGACCCGCTCGCCTATGACGTTCTACGTCACGAGGCGACCGAACGCCCCTTTACCTCGCCGCTCAATGACGAACACGGCTCCGGCATGTTCCACTGCGCCGGCTGCGATCAGGCACTGTTTGCCTCCGACACCAAATTCGACAGTGGCACTGGCTGGCCCAGCTTCTATACATTCGTCGATGGCTCGCTCGGCACCACGGTCGACAATTCGCTCTTCATGACCCGCACCGAAGTCCATTGCTCCAATTGCGGCGGCCATCAGGGCCACGTCTTCGAAGACGGCCCCGAACCCACCGGCCTGCGCTACTGCATCAATGGCGCCGCCCTGAAATTCGTGGCGGCCTGA
- a CDS encoding gamma-glutamyl-gamma-aminobutyrate hydrolase family protein (Members of this family of hydrolases with an active site Cys residue belong to MEROPS family C26.) translates to MKLTIIQTGDVPSPLRDRFGPYRQMFQTMFDRTGQGFSYETIAVSDGEPCPDLSSVDGIVITGSPAGVYEDHVWLDPLRAFIRSAYTRKTPMLGVCFGHQIMADALGGDVRKSEKGWGLGRHTYGVKSRPDFMRPAPAALAIACSHQDQVITPPAEAEVILGSDFTPNAGLAYRNGAALSFQPHPEFADDYTLALAELRRGKAPDNVVDTAVASVATPSNSADVAGYIGQFFKGR, encoded by the coding sequence ATGAAACTTACCATCATCCAGACCGGCGATGTCCCGTCGCCTTTGCGCGACCGTTTCGGGCCCTATCGCCAGATGTTCCAGACCATGTTCGACCGGACGGGACAGGGCTTCTCCTATGAGACGATCGCCGTGTCCGATGGCGAGCCCTGTCCGGACCTGTCGTCGGTGGATGGCATCGTCATCACGGGCTCGCCGGCCGGGGTCTATGAGGATCACGTCTGGCTCGACCCGCTCCGCGCCTTTATCCGCAGCGCCTATACGCGCAAGACGCCCATGCTGGGCGTCTGCTTTGGCCACCAGATCATGGCCGATGCCCTGGGCGGCGATGTGCGCAAGTCCGAAAAAGGCTGGGGTCTCGGTCGCCACACCTATGGCGTAAAATCCCGTCCCGATTTCATGCGCCCGGCGCCGGCTGCCCTGGCCATCGCCTGTTCGCATCAGGATCAGGTCATCACCCCGCCTGCCGAGGCCGAGGTCATCCTGGGATCGGATTTCACCCCCAATGCTGGCCTTGCCTATCGCAATGGCGCCGCGCTGAGCTTCCAGCCCCATCCCGAATTTGCCGATGACTATACCCTGGCGCTAGCCGAGCTGCGCCGCGGCAAGGCGCCGGACAATGTCGTGGATACGGCCGTGGCTTCTGTTGCCACGCCATCAAATAGTGCAGATGTTGCGGGATATATAGGCCAGTTCTTCAAGGGGCGCTGA
- a CDS encoding DUF1801 domain-containing protein has product MAVAEKLSDIDVYMDSLQHGRKAEIEALRRLILDAVPDLDERIKWNAPSFGRGDDRLTMRIHPGDRVQLILHRGAKAGADDFFRFEDPEKLIAWAAPDRGVVTFKDAGDLEEKSATLPEILRRWVACTTR; this is encoded by the coding sequence ATGGCTGTCGCGGAAAAGCTGTCTGATATCGACGTCTACATGGATAGCCTGCAGCATGGCCGCAAAGCCGAGATCGAGGCGCTGCGGCGCCTGATCCTCGATGCCGTTCCCGATCTCGACGAGCGCATCAAGTGGAACGCCCCCAGTTTCGGCAGGGGCGATGACCGCCTGACCATGCGGATCCATCCCGGTGACCGCGTCCAGCTCATCCTCCATCGCGGCGCCAAGGCCGGTGCCGACGACTTCTTCCGCTTCGAAGACCCGGAAAAGCTCATCGCCTGGGCTGCCCCTGACCGCGGTGTGGTGACCTTCAAGGATGCGGGCGATCTCGAGGAAAAATCCGCCACGCTGCCCGAAATCCTGCGCCGCTGGGTGGCCTGCACGACGCGCTGA
- a CDS encoding sigma-70 family RNA polymerase sigma factor: protein MSTVTTPSREIADLIGRCALRDRAAFRTLYDRTSAKLFGVTLRILKDRSEAEEAIQEVYVKIWQRADRYVAGNTSPISWLVAVARNHALDLLRARRPVSDDIDVALEVPDGGPSPERAAQDSEEKGQIEKCLGTLEPDRADAVRGAYLDGYSYEELASRYTVPLNTMRTWLRRSLIKLKECLTA, encoded by the coding sequence ATGTCGACTGTAACGACCCCCTCGCGGGAGATTGCCGACCTGATCGGTCGGTGCGCCCTGCGCGATCGAGCGGCGTTCCGCACGCTCTATGATCGCACCAGCGCGAAACTCTTCGGCGTAACACTGCGTATCTTGAAGGACCGCTCCGAAGCCGAAGAGGCTATCCAGGAAGTCTATGTCAAGATTTGGCAGCGTGCAGATCGCTACGTCGCCGGCAACACCAGCCCCATCAGTTGGCTCGTTGCCGTGGCGCGCAATCACGCACTCGACCTCCTGCGGGCCAGACGCCCGGTTTCGGACGATATCGATGTGGCACTCGAAGTGCCTGATGGCGGCCCCTCTCCGGAGCGTGCCGCTCAGGACAGCGAGGAAAAAGGCCAGATCGAGAAATGCCTTGGCACGCTCGAACCCGATCGTGCCGATGCGGTGCGCGGCGCCTACCTCGATGGCTATAGCTACGAGGAATTGGCCAGCCGCTACACCGTGCCCTTGAACACGATGCGGACCTGGCTGCGCCGGAGCCTCATCAAACTGAAAGAGTGTCTGACAGCATGA
- a CDS encoding methyl-accepting chemotaxis protein, which yields MFDYRNFSITQKLVAAFLGFGALVLIFGGWAIYQLFQQDDMAVLVPLGLAGASAAAGCLTVFTLFERVVSARLETLVSLTAELAAGRTDVTIPTQKVSDELTVMFQALEGFRGTLIEQAALKENERQHSADADLRQHAADRLTDDLQTTLRAVMAGDLAGRVHDKYEQPELRQLATEVNALLEALDHGLTGTGKVLSALAHADLTARVTGNFTGAFAELRDNTNAVAERLADVMGNLRETSGRVKTATQEILAGSNDLAERTSRQAAMVEQTTAAVEQLAATVSANANRAGEANRSATEASRIAVESGAAMETASHAMEQISTSSAKISNIVKLIDDIAFQTNLLALNASVEAARAGDAGKGFAVVAVEVRRLAQSAASASADIKQLIDKSATEVRSGTQIVLQIGERIAALNTSVTQSAALIGEITVASREQAVAIEEVNVAVRQMDEITQHNAALVEETNAAIEQTEQQAEALDQIVAVFNIDGRKPSGSRWAA from the coding sequence ATGTTCGACTATCGCAATTTCTCCATCACGCAGAAACTCGTCGCCGCATTCCTCGGCTTTGGTGCACTGGTTCTGATCTTTGGTGGATGGGCGATCTACCAACTGTTCCAACAGGACGACATGGCGGTTCTTGTTCCGCTCGGCTTGGCCGGCGCATCCGCTGCCGCCGGTTGCCTGACCGTCTTCACGCTCTTCGAACGCGTTGTCTCTGCGCGGCTTGAGACCCTTGTTTCTCTGACCGCCGAACTGGCAGCCGGCCGGACCGATGTCACCATCCCCACCCAGAAGGTGTCGGACGAGTTGACGGTGATGTTCCAGGCGCTTGAAGGTTTCCGTGGCACCCTGATTGAACAGGCGGCGCTCAAGGAAAACGAGCGTCAGCACAGTGCCGACGCTGACCTGCGCCAGCACGCTGCCGATCGCCTGACCGATGACCTGCAGACCACCTTGCGCGCCGTCATGGCCGGCGACCTTGCTGGTCGTGTCCATGACAAATACGAGCAGCCCGAATTGCGCCAGCTCGCGACCGAAGTGAATGCCCTGCTCGAAGCGCTGGACCACGGCCTGACCGGCACCGGCAAGGTGCTGTCTGCCCTGGCCCATGCCGATCTGACGGCGCGGGTCACCGGCAATTTCACCGGCGCCTTCGCCGAATTGCGCGACAATACCAATGCAGTCGCCGAGCGCCTCGCCGACGTCATGGGCAATCTGCGGGAAACCTCCGGCCGCGTCAAAACCGCGACGCAGGAAATCCTCGCCGGCTCCAACGATCTGGCCGAGCGCACCAGCCGCCAGGCCGCCATGGTCGAGCAGACGACGGCAGCAGTGGAACAGCTTGCCGCGACCGTCAGCGCCAATGCCAACCGTGCCGGCGAAGCCAACCGCTCCGCAACCGAGGCCTCGCGCATAGCTGTCGAGAGCGGCGCCGCCATGGAAACGGCCTCGCATGCCATGGAGCAGATTTCGACCTCCTCGGCCAAGATTTCCAACATCGTCAAGCTGATCGACGACATTGCCTTCCAGACCAATCTTCTGGCGCTCAATGCATCTGTCGAAGCGGCGAGGGCAGGTGACGCCGGTAAGGGCTTTGCCGTTGTTGCCGTGGAAGTGCGTCGCCTGGCTCAGTCTGCCGCGTCTGCATCCGCCGACATCAAGCAGCTCATCGACAAATCCGCCACCGAAGTGCGTTCAGGCACCCAGATTGTGCTGCAGATCGGCGAGCGCATCGCCGCACTCAACACCTCGGTCACCCAAAGCGCAGCGCTGATCGGCGAGATCACCGTCGCGAGTCGTGAGCAGGCGGTTGCGATCGAAGAGGTCAACGTCGCCGTCCGTCAGATGGACGAGATCACCCAGCACAATGCGGCCCTGGTCGAAGAGACCAACGCCGCTATCGAGCAGACCGAACAGCAGGCCGAAGCCCTCGATCAGATCGTTGCGGTGTTCAATATCGATGGCCGCAAACCGTCAGGTTCCCGCTGGGCGGCCTAG
- the yihA gene encoding ribosome biogenesis GTP-binding protein YihA/YsxC → MTQIDYPTDMIERGRLLFARPFLFIKGCVRIADLPPMDKVEISFAGRSNVGKSSLINALCGTSSLARTSNTPGRTQELNIFESQSEDLRIVDMPGYGYAKAPEDKVRQWTKLIHQYLTGRSTLRRVYVLVDGRHGPKDNDLTVMNELDKAAVSYQVVLTKADKPSATDLQKVIAATQASIVKRPAAHPHVILTSSLKGEGLKELRTEIAMLLES, encoded by the coding sequence ATGACCCAGATCGATTATCCCACCGACATGATCGAGCGCGGCCGCCTGCTGTTTGCCCGGCCATTCCTGTTCATCAAGGGCTGCGTGCGGATTGCCGACTTGCCGCCGATGGACAAGGTGGAAATCTCCTTTGCCGGGCGTTCGAATGTCGGCAAGTCGAGCCTGATCAATGCGCTGTGCGGCACGTCGAGCCTGGCGCGTACCTCCAATACGCCGGGGCGTACGCAGGAGCTCAATATCTTCGAGAGCCAGAGCGAAGACCTGCGCATCGTCGACATGCCCGGCTATGGCTATGCCAAGGCGCCAGAAGACAAGGTGCGGCAGTGGACCAAGCTGATCCATCAGTATCTGACCGGCCGCTCGACGCTGCGCCGCGTCTATGTGCTGGTCGATGGGCGCCACGGGCCCAAGGACAATGACCTGACCGTAATGAACGAGCTCGACAAGGCGGCGGTCAGCTACCAGGTGGTGCTGACCAAGGCCGACAAGCCGAGCGCGACGGACCTGCAAAAGGTGATTGCGGCGACGCAGGCTTCCATCGTCAAGCGCCCGGCGGCGCATCCGCATGTGATCTTGACCTCATCGCTCAAGGGCGAGGGCCTCAAGGAATTGCGGACCGAAATCGCGATGCTGCTGGAAAGCTGA
- the argB gene encoding acetylglutamate kinase gives MTDETSATDRFSHDAGILAQALPYMQRYEGKTVVVKYGGHAMGDAKLGQAFARDIALLKQSKVNPIVVHGGGPQIASMLAKLGIESKFEGGLRVTDQRTMEVVEMVLAGSINKEIVALINAEGEWAIGLCGKDGNMVFAKKAQKTVKDPTSNIEKVLDLGFVGEPVEVDRTLLDLLARSEMIPVIAPVAPGRDGNTYNINADTFAGAIAGSLGAKRLLFLTDVPGVLDRNGKLIPELSVREAKELIADGTISGGMIPKVETCLEALDNGVEGVVILNGKQPHVVLVELFTEFGAGTLIVR, from the coding sequence ATGACCGATGAGACGAGTGCGACCGACCGCTTCAGCCACGATGCCGGCATTCTTGCACAGGCCCTGCCCTATATGCAGCGCTACGAAGGCAAGACGGTCGTCGTGAAATACGGCGGCCATGCCATGGGCGATGCCAAGCTCGGACAGGCCTTTGCCCGCGATATCGCCTTGCTCAAGCAGAGCAAGGTCAATCCGATCGTGGTGCATGGCGGCGGACCGCAGATTGCCTCAATGCTGGCAAAGCTGGGCATCGAATCCAAATTCGAGGGTGGGCTTCGCGTCACCGACCAGCGGACCATGGAAGTGGTCGAGATGGTGTTGGCCGGCTCGATCAACAAGGAAATCGTCGCGCTGATCAATGCCGAGGGCGAATGGGCCATTGGCTTGTGCGGCAAGGACGGCAACATGGTCTTTGCCAAGAAGGCGCAGAAGACCGTCAAGGACCCGACCTCCAATATCGAGAAGGTGCTGGATCTGGGCTTTGTCGGCGAGCCGGTGGAAGTCGATCGCACGCTGCTGGACCTGCTGGCCCGTTCGGAGATGATCCCGGTTATCGCCCCGGTCGCTCCGGGCCGCGATGGCAATACCTATAATATCAATGCCGATACATTCGCGGGCGCCATTGCCGGATCGCTGGGCGCCAAGCGCCTGCTGTTTTTGACCGACGTGCCGGGCGTACTGGATCGCAATGGCAAGCTGATCCCCGAGCTGTCGGTGCGCGAGGCCAAGGAGCTGATCGCCGATGGCACGATTTCGGGCGGTATGATCCCCAAGGTCGAGACCTGCCTCGAAGCGCTGGACAATGGCGTGGAGGGCGTCGTGATCCTCAACGGCAAGCAGCCCCATGTGGTGCTGGTCGAACTGTTCACCGAGTTCGGTGCCGGTACGCTGATCGTTCGCTAG
- a CDS encoding anti-sigma factor: MSTSDDIGDFGGRNALVAEYVLGLLSASEHQRIGALIENDQSLRNERDFWISRFASLNDEFAETAVPAHLYPRIAARVFGEQPKASFWENLMLWRSIAAGALAVAVAAVGFNLIQPVPDANALATQLVAALQGDGSNVQFVALYDGEGNVRLTSLSGDAVPGSDYELWAIQGGNAPVSMGVIPISERSTVTLSPEVMAGWGAGSVLAISLEPQGGSPTGAPTGPIVATGTATQI, from the coding sequence ATGAGTACGAGTGATGACATCGGTGACTTCGGGGGGCGTAATGCCCTGGTGGCCGAGTATGTGCTCGGCCTGCTCTCAGCCAGCGAGCACCAGCGTATCGGCGCCCTGATCGAAAATGACCAGAGCCTGCGCAACGAGCGTGATTTCTGGATTTCGCGCTTTGCCTCGCTCAATGACGAATTTGCCGAGACCGCGGTCCCGGCCCATCTCTACCCGCGCATCGCTGCCCGCGTCTTTGGCGAGCAGCCCAAGGCCTCTTTCTGGGAGAACCTGATGCTCTGGCGTTCGATTGCCGCTGGCGCCCTTGCCGTGGCCGTCGCCGCCGTGGGCTTCAACCTTATCCAGCCTGTGCCTGACGCCAATGCTCTGGCCACCCAACTCGTCGCCGCGCTACAGGGTGATGGCAGCAATGTCCAGTTCGTTGCGCTCTATGATGGCGAAGGCAATGTGCGGCTGACCTCGCTTTCGGGCGATGCTGTTCCCGGCAGCGACTATGAGCTCTGGGCCATCCAGGGCGGCAACGCTCCCGTCTCGATGGGCGTGATCCCGATCAGCGAGCGCAGCACGGTGACGCTGTCGCCCGAAGTGATGGCAGGCTGGGGCGCTGGCTCGGTGCTCGCCATCTCGCTCGAACCACAGGGTGGCTCGCCCACGGGCGCTCCCACTGGGCCGATCGTTGCAACCGGCACGGCCACACAGATCTAG
- the rpmH gene encoding 50S ribosomal protein L34: MKRTYQPSKLVRARRHGFRARMATKDGRAIINKRRRDGRKKLTA, encoded by the coding sequence ATGAAGCGTACTTATCAGCCGTCCAAGCTCGTGCGTGCCCGCCGCCACGGTTTCCGTGCCCGCATGGCCACCAAGGACGGCCGCGCGATCATCAACAAGCGCCGTCGTGACGGCCGCAAGAAGCTCACGGCCTAA
- a CDS encoding FAD-dependent oxidoreductase — translation MAEFLKPDLCIIGAGALGTHLAIAARRRGLDVILVPRPRDEANDPTAGALRRAAFLASAARAHAIRTAGALGLGNAEPKSNFRAISERAATIADAATPRATDERLTALGITLLSGDTSFTDAKTLRCGETALRAKHFVIATGATPAIPALPGLDQVSVFTPETIADNLRKLSHLVVIGGTPVAFELAQAYRRLGSDVTLVPQGGLLPGFDPELVTILLRQLREEGVAILDDAAVTAIQPRNQGTGIVLDRAGEEGRLDVSHILIAIGGQPDLDPALLDLLKLKRAKSGDLALGPDGQTSNRLVTAIGGTAGEDAPHIGLRQATLLLDRLTGRDHGRLDPFRVPRLVDTDPPLAQLGLLPRDDKLRPGQTVLRANLAETDAALAIGATGLVKAVVDARGQITSLGAIGAGSEELAGLVALFGPKLPALADLVLPPASIGAALVDLATQFAETQPVSKGLPLLKKLWR, via the coding sequence ATGGCAGAATTTCTCAAACCTGATCTTTGCATCATCGGCGCCGGTGCCTTGGGCACCCATCTGGCCATCGCGGCGCGCCGCCGCGGCCTCGATGTCATCCTGGTGCCGCGCCCGCGCGACGAGGCCAATGATCCAACTGCCGGTGCCCTGCGTCGCGCAGCTTTCCTGGCTAGTGCCGCCCGCGCCCATGCCATCCGCACCGCCGGCGCGCTTGGGCTCGGCAATGCCGAGCCGAAATCCAATTTCCGCGCCATCAGCGAGCGGGCTGCGACCATCGCCGATGCTGCCACGCCCCGCGCCACCGACGAGCGCCTGACCGCGCTGGGCATCACGCTGCTCTCTGGGGACACCAGTTTCACCGATGCAAAAACCCTGCGCTGTGGTGAAACCGCCCTGCGCGCGAAACATTTCGTGATTGCCACCGGGGCCACACCGGCGATTCCGGCTCTGCCCGGCCTCGACCAGGTCAGCGTCTTCACCCCCGAAACGATCGCCGACAACCTGCGCAAGCTCAGCCATCTCGTGGTCATCGGCGGCACGCCCGTCGCCTTCGAACTGGCCCAGGCCTATCGCCGCCTCGGGTCCGACGTGACCCTCGTGCCCCAGGGCGGCCTGCTGCCCGGCTTTGATCCCGAGCTCGTCACCATCCTCCTGCGCCAGCTCCGCGAAGAGGGTGTCGCCATTCTTGACGACGCCGCGGTCACCGCCATTCAGCCGCGCAACCAGGGCACCGGCATCGTGCTGGACCGCGCCGGCGAGGAAGGCCGGCTCGACGTCTCCCACATCCTCATTGCCATCGGTGGTCAGCCCGACCTCGATCCCGCCCTGCTCGATCTGCTCAAGCTCAAGCGCGCCAAATCTGGTGACCTCGCGCTTGGCCCCGACGGCCAGACCTCCAATCGCCTCGTTACCGCCATTGGCGGCACAGCGGGCGAAGACGCGCCCCATATCGGCCTGCGTCAGGCCACGCTGCTGCTCGATCGCCTGACTGGGCGTGACCATGGCCGGCTTGATCCCTTCCGTGTCCCGCGTCTGGTGGATACCGACCCGCCGCTGGCCCAGCTTGGCCTGCTGCCGCGCGACGACAAGCTGCGTCCCGGCCAGACGGTGCTCCGCGCCAATCTCGCCGAAACCGACGCCGCCCTAGCCATCGGTGCAACAGGCCTCGTCAAGGCCGTGGTCGATGCCCGCGGACAGATCACGAGCCTTGGTGCCATCGGCGCCGGTTCAGAGGAACTGGCTGGTCTTGTCGCCCTTTTTGGCCCCAAGCTTCCGGCGCTGGCCGATCTGGTCCTGCCGCCCGCCAGCATCGGCGCCGCCCTGGTTGATCTCGCCACCCAGTTTGCCGAGACCCAACCCGTGTCCAAGGGACTGCCGCTGCTCAAAAAGCTCTGGCGCTAA
- the rnpA gene encoding ribonuclease P protein component translates to MTAMEHSPDALRRLVKRSQFQRAARGNRAGRSAFGLQMIAADESQPGIGFTVTKKTGNSPERNRIKRRLRAAVTACARDFVPHHDYVLVGRREALTEPFAKLVSDLGALITRVHTPRTGDDRISSGRGPRKPR, encoded by the coding sequence ATGACGGCCATGGAGCACAGTCCTGACGCCTTGCGTCGGCTGGTCAAGCGTTCGCAGTTTCAAAGGGCTGCCCGGGGCAATCGCGCCGGGCGCTCTGCGTTTGGACTGCAGATGATCGCTGCCGACGAGAGCCAGCCCGGTATCGGTTTTACCGTGACCAAGAAAACCGGCAATTCTCCAGAGCGCAATCGCATAAAACGTCGTCTTCGGGCGGCTGTGACAGCATGTGCGCGTGACTTTGTGCCCCACCATGACTATGTGCTGGTCGGACGGCGCGAAGCGCTGACAGAACCTTTCGCCAAACTCGTTTCCGACCTGGGTGCGCTGATCACGCGCGTGCACACGCCCCGGACAGGCGACGACCGAATTTCTTCCGGCCGCGGCCCACGGAAACCGAGATGA
- the yidC gene encoding membrane protein insertase YidC, whose product MENNRNIILAIVLSMVVLFGWQFFVAGPQMERAQQQAQLAAEQAAATDPGLATPATPGAPGQAAAPAANTGTQTFATRDEAIAASQRVSIDTPDLSGSLNLTGALIDDLRLKQYRETVDENSPIITLLTPAGVPNAYFAEEGWLPVAGNTIAVPNAQTVWAVEGANTSLTVATPVTLVWDNGAGLVFRRTISVDEHYLFTVAQTIENQSSGDVALYPYARVTRHNTPHVANFFIQHEGPHGVLGNNNLISKKYTDLQKDTVARYDNTTGWLGFSDKYWATAALPPAGTGINAQFTWKNTAGYDDYQTSYVETAPVVIAAGASATRESYLFAGAKEESVITALQQQYSFDRFDLLIDWGWLWFITKPMYFLLTFLNGIIGNFGLAVLAVTVIVKAIFFPLASRSYASMAAMRRVQPEMKSIQERLKDDRPAQQQAMMELYKKEKINPLSGCWPVLIQIPVFFALYTVIFISLDMRHAPFFGWIQDLAAPDPTNIFTLFGLIPWNPTVVPVIGSFLHLGVWPVIMGITMWVQMKLNPPPPDPTQAMIFNYMPIIFTFMLGTFPAGLVIYWAWNNTLSVAQQWFIMKRHGVEVNLLGNIVDTFRKKKPAEEAAKS is encoded by the coding sequence ATGGAAAACAATCGCAACATAATCCTGGCCATCGTGCTCAGCATGGTCGTGCTGTTCGGCTGGCAGTTCTTTGTGGCCGGGCCACAGATGGAACGCGCCCAGCAGCAGGCCCAGCTTGCCGCCGAGCAGGCCGCCGCAACCGATCCGGGCCTTGCCACGCCGGCTACCCCTGGCGCACCTGGCCAGGCTGCCGCGCCGGCCGCCAACACCGGCACGCAGACCTTTGCGACGCGCGACGAGGCGATTGCGGCCAGCCAGCGCGTTTCGATCGATACGCCTGACCTTTCGGGTTCGCTGAACCTGACCGGCGCCCTGATCGACGACCTGCGCCTCAAGCAATATCGCGAGACGGTGGACGAAAATTCCCCGATCATCACGCTTTTGACCCCGGCCGGCGTTCCCAATGCCTATTTCGCCGAAGAAGGCTGGCTGCCGGTTGCGGGCAACACGATTGCCGTTCCCAATGCACAGACCGTCTGGGCCGTCGAAGGCGCTAACACGTCGCTGACCGTTGCGACGCCTGTGACCCTCGTGTGGGACAATGGCGCGGGTCTGGTGTTCCGCCGCACCATTTCGGTGGACGAGCACTATCTTTTCACCGTTGCTCAGACGATCGAAAACCAGTCGAGCGGCGATGTCGCGCTTTATCCCTATGCGCGCGTTACCCGTCACAACACGCCCCATGTCGCCAATTTCTTCATCCAGCATGAAGGCCCGCATGGCGTGCTGGGCAACAACAACCTGATCTCGAAGAAATACACCGACCTGCAGAAGGACACGGTTGCCCGCTACGACAATACTACGGGCTGGCTGGGCTTTTCGGACAAGTACTGGGCGACGGCTGCGCTGCCGCCGGCCGGCACGGGCATCAATGCCCAGTTCACCTGGAAGAACACCGCCGGTTACGACGACTACCAGACCTCCTATGTCGAGACGGCTCCGGTCGTGATCGCCGCCGGCGCCAGCGCCACGCGCGAGAGCTATCTGTTTGCCGGCGCCAAGGAAGAGTCGGTCATTACCGCCCTGCAGCAGCAGTATAGCTTCGATCGCTTCGACCTTTTGATCGACTGGGGCTGGCTGTGGTTCATCACCAAGCCGATGTATTTCCTGCTGACCTTCCTCAACGGCATCATCGGCAATTTCGGCCTGGCCGTGCTGGCCGTGACGGTTATCGTCAAGGCGATCTTCTTCCCGCTGGCCAGCCGCTCCTATGCCTCGATGGCTGCGATGCGCCGCGTTCAGCCGGAAATGAAGTCGATCCAGGAGCGTCTGAAGGACGACCGTCCCGCCCAGCAGCAGGCGATGATGGAGCTCTACAAGAAGGAAAAGATCAATCCGCTCAGCGGTTGCTGGCCGGTGCTGATCCAGATCCCGGTGTTCTTCGCGCTCTATACGGTTATCTTCATCAGCCTCGACATGCGCCATGCGCCGTTCTTTGGCTGGATCCAGGATCTGGCAGCGCCCGATCCGACCAATATCTTCACGCTGTTCGGCTTGATCCCGTGGAACCCGACCGTGGTTCCGGTCATCGGTTCGTTCCTGCATCTGGGCGTGTGGCCGGTCATCATGGGCATCACCATGTGGGTGCAGATGAAGCTCAATCCGCCGCCGCCGGATCCGACCCAGGCGATGATCTTCAACTACATGCCGATCATCTTTACCTTCATGCTGGGCACATTCCCGGCGGGCCTCGTGATCTACTGGGCGTGGAACAATACGCTGTCGGTTGCGCAGCAGTGGTTCATCATGAAGCGCCATGGCGTGGAAGTGAACCTGCTGGGCAATATCGTCGACACCTTCCGCAAGAAGAAGCCGGCGGAAGAAGCAGCCAAGTCCTGA
- a CDS encoding fasciclin domain-containing protein translates to MNFRALTLAAMLSVGSLAGAAVYAQENPMVGGAAMFADKNIVENAVNSADHTTLVAAVKAAGLVETLSGEGPFTVLAPVNAAFDALPAGTVDTLLKPENKDMLSTILACHVIPAKALSTDIASMVAEDGGEHVVDTVGGCKLTLKDTDGKITVTDENGTVANVTIPDVIQSNGVIHVIDAVLTPKSAM, encoded by the coding sequence ATGAATTTCCGCGCTCTTACCCTTGCCGCCATGCTCTCCGTCGGTTCGCTCGCCGGTGCTGCCGTTTACGCCCAGGAAAATCCGATGGTTGGTGGCGCTGCCATGTTCGCCGACAAGAACATCGTCGAGAACGCCGTCAATTCTGCTGACCACACCACGCTGGTCGCTGCCGTCAAGGCCGCTGGTCTTGTTGAAACCCTCTCCGGCGAAGGCCCGTTCACCGTTCTGGCCCCCGTCAATGCTGCCTTTGACGCCCTGCCGGCTGGCACTGTCGATACCCTGCTGAAGCCCGAAAACAAGGACATGCTGTCCACCATTTTGGCTTGCCACGTCATTCCGGCCAAGGCTCTGTCGACTGACATCGCCTCCATGGTTGCCGAAGATGGCGGCGAGCATGTCGTCGACACCGTCGGCGGCTGCAAGCTGACCCTCAAGGACACCGATGGCAAGATCACCGTGACCGACGAAAACGGTACCGTGGCCAATGTCACCATTCCCGACGTGATCCAGTCCAATGGCGTGATCCACGTCATCGACGCTGTCCTGACGCCCAAGTCGGCCATGTAA